A genome region from Trichocoleus sp. includes the following:
- a CDS encoding PRC-barrel domain-containing protein, whose product MTELETVCQSDLVHQIVIDRATTEELGRVEVLWMYPPAHRVLGFVCKSGLLGNKKSAFKLDDIEAIGGSGVLVRSRGQATTADRVKRLESLMQHEVWSERGDRLGKITDCLFNLRTGQITHYLFASGELPGIMGEVYQIAPSQIVSVGKKRVLIYDIAADQLELYQESLPRKVSKAGEAFKEEAVQEWRSISQRAKERFQGLTEQAKERAQTWNERLREEAQLLAERAREQSQELAEQVKEQTQTIGRQVEEGFQTLTVHAEEIFEATDRSTPARDKADVEDEFDFEDDFDFEDDFEDEEEFNPKVNSPSPANQPESQANQAGNQSESDEWDDEWGDEWDVKSNVKPDTAVTPERPPIPDLQPLSSPKTDLADDDDDEPWI is encoded by the coding sequence ATGACTGAGTTAGAAACTGTTTGCCAGAGTGACCTGGTTCATCAAATTGTGATCGATCGCGCTACGACTGAGGAACTGGGTCGTGTGGAAGTACTGTGGATGTATCCTCCAGCGCATCGGGTACTTGGATTCGTCTGCAAGTCGGGGCTATTGGGCAACAAAAAATCAGCCTTTAAGCTGGATGATATTGAGGCGATCGGGGGGAGCGGCGTTCTCGTCCGGAGTCGAGGGCAGGCAACGACGGCAGACCGGGTCAAGCGGCTAGAGTCGCTGATGCAGCATGAAGTTTGGAGTGAGCGAGGCGATCGATTGGGCAAAATCACCGATTGTCTGTTTAATCTTCGCACCGGACAAATCACCCATTACTTGTTTGCCTCTGGAGAACTGCCAGGAATTATGGGAGAGGTGTATCAGATTGCGCCTTCGCAGATCGTCAGCGTTGGTAAAAAGCGAGTCTTGATTTACGACATTGCGGCAGATCAGCTTGAACTGTACCAGGAGAGCTTGCCCCGGAAAGTCTCGAAGGCGGGCGAAGCCTTTAAGGAAGAAGCAGTACAGGAGTGGCGATCGATCTCGCAGCGGGCAAAAGAGCGGTTTCAGGGCTTGACCGAACAAGCAAAGGAACGCGCCCAAACCTGGAATGAGCGATTGCGAGAAGAAGCACAACTGTTGGCAGAACGGGCTAGAGAACAAAGCCAGGAATTGGCAGAACAGGTCAAAGAACAGACGCAAACGATCGGCAGGCAGGTCGAAGAAGGCTTCCAAACCTTGACTGTTCATGCAGAAGAAATTTTTGAGGCAACCGATCGATCGACTCCTGCCAGAGACAAGGCTGATGTTGAGGACGAATTCGACTTTGAAGATGACTTTGACTTTGAAGATGACTTCGAGGATGAAGAGGAATTTAATCCGAAAGTCAATTCTCCCAGTCCAGCCAATCAACCTGAATCGCAAGCAAACCAAGCTGGAAATCAGTCTGAATCTGATGAGTGGGATGACGAATGGGGAGATGAATGGGACGTTAAAAGCAATGTTAAGCCAGACACTGCTGTCACGCCTGAACGCCCTCCAATTCCCGACCTTCAACCGCTATCCTCTCCCAAAACAGATTTGGCAGACGATGACGATGACGAACCCTGGATTTAG
- a CDS encoding citrate synthase, with product MTFCEYRPGLEGVPATQSSISFVDGKNGVLEYRGIGIEDLAKHSTFLETSYLLIWGYLPSKDELADFEHEIRYHRRLKYRVRDMMKCFPESGHPMDALQACAAALGLFYSRRALDNPVYIRDAVVRLLAKIPTMVAAFQLMRKGNDPVQPRDDLDYAANFLYMLNEQEPDPLAARIFDICLTLHAEHTINASTFSAMVTASTLTDPYAVIASAVGTLAGPLHGGANEEVIEMLEEIGSIDNVEPYLENCLQRKSKIMGFGHRVYKVKDPRAIILQELAEQLFEKFGRDHYYDVAVALEKAVSDRLGHKGIYPNVDFYSGLVYRKMGIPTDLFTPVFAIARVAGWLAHWKEQLEENRIFRPTQIYTGMRGTPYVPIEKRQSGHDQELMDLVTG from the coding sequence ATGACCTTTTGCGAATATAGACCCGGGCTGGAAGGGGTTCCCGCAACACAATCAAGCATCAGCTTTGTTGATGGAAAGAACGGAGTTCTGGAATATCGAGGCATCGGTATCGAGGACTTGGCGAAACACAGCACCTTCTTGGAAACGTCCTACCTGCTGATCTGGGGCTATCTGCCTTCCAAGGATGAGCTTGCCGACTTCGAGCATGAAATTCGCTACCATCGACGGCTGAAATACCGGGTTCGGGACATGATGAAATGCTTCCCCGAAAGCGGACACCCCATGGATGCGCTTCAGGCTTGTGCTGCGGCTCTGGGTTTATTCTATTCCCGGCGTGCTCTGGATAATCCGGTCTACATTCGTGATGCAGTCGTGCGTCTGCTGGCAAAAATCCCGACGATGGTTGCCGCATTCCAACTGATGCGAAAGGGGAATGACCCTGTCCAGCCTCGTGACGATCTCGATTATGCCGCCAATTTCCTCTATATGCTGAACGAGCAGGAACCCGATCCGCTCGCTGCCCGCATTTTTGATATTTGTCTGACACTCCACGCTGAGCATACGATCAACGCTTCCACTTTCTCGGCAATGGTAACGGCTTCAACGCTAACTGACCCTTACGCCGTGATTGCTTCCGCAGTCGGAACGCTGGCAGGTCCTTTACATGGCGGCGCAAACGAAGAAGTGATCGAGATGCTGGAGGAGATTGGATCGATCGATAACGTTGAGCCTTACCTGGAAAATTGTCTACAGCGCAAATCCAAGATCATGGGCTTTGGGCATCGCGTTTATAAAGTAAAAGACCCTCGCGCCATTATTCTGCAAGAACTAGCAGAGCAGTTATTTGAGAAATTTGGACGTGACCACTATTACGATGTAGCAGTTGCTTTAGAGAAAGCCGTCTCCGATCGCTTGGGGCACAAGGGTATTTACCCCAACGTTGACTTCTACTCTGGCTTGGTTTATCGCAAGATGGGCATTCCGACCGATCTATTTACGCCTGTCTTTGCCATTGCTCGCGTCGCGGGTTGGCTGGCGCACTGGAAAGAGCAACTGGAAGAGAACCGGATCTTCCGCCCCACCCAAATCTACACGGGGATGCGGGGTACGCCTTATGTGCCGATCGAAAAACGGCAGTCGGGGCATGATCAGGAACTAATGGATTTAGTAACTGGTTAA
- a CDS encoding NAD-dependent epimerase/dehydratase family protein produces the protein MKALVTGASGFTGSHLVKALVDRGDTVVAFVRKSSNLSRLAGYDVQFAYGDITDRPALEAAMQGVDVVFHTAAYVELGLVNAAEMERINVEGTRAVLEAAKAAGIGKTVYCSTIGIYGDTQGRLINETFQREQQGFSSAYDRTKYLAQQLVDQAVSDGLPVVSVMPSGIFGADDPHFGPALQAFRQGKLKVWAGGDRITGIVHVDDLVAAMVLAAEKAPSGSHYIASTGELSTREMFDFISQETGIPAPREIPEPIVRFTGNLLDSIGKLFSWQPPISRERVHYIYDRCVRVDGSKARQELGWNPRSVETTLRDCLK, from the coding sequence ATGAAAGCACTGGTTACTGGAGCAAGTGGATTTACCGGATCTCACCTGGTCAAAGCCCTAGTCGATCGCGGTGACACTGTCGTTGCCTTTGTCCGAAAATCCAGCAATTTGTCTCGGCTGGCAGGCTATGATGTGCAATTCGCCTACGGAGACATTACCGATCGCCCTGCTCTGGAAGCGGCAATGCAGGGTGTTGATGTCGTTTTTCATACTGCTGCCTATGTTGAACTGGGACTAGTCAACGCAGCCGAAATGGAGCGAATCAATGTGGAAGGAACCCGCGCTGTTTTGGAGGCGGCAAAAGCTGCTGGAATTGGCAAAACGGTTTATTGCAGCACGATCGGCATCTATGGCGATACGCAGGGACGGCTGATCAACGAAACCTTTCAGCGCGAGCAGCAGGGCTTTTCTTCGGCATACGATCGTACGAAATATCTGGCACAACAGCTTGTTGATCAGGCTGTCTCAGATGGCTTACCCGTTGTCAGCGTTATGCCTTCCGGTATTTTTGGCGCAGATGATCCTCATTTTGGTCCAGCATTACAAGCATTTCGCCAGGGTAAATTAAAGGTTTGGGCAGGGGGCGATCGAATTACCGGAATCGTTCATGTTGATGATTTGGTTGCGGCAATGGTGCTAGCAGCCGAAAAAGCGCCATCTGGTTCACACTATATTGCTTCGACCGGGGAACTTTCAACCCGCGAAATGTTTGATTTTATCAGCCAGGAAACAGGCATTCCTGCGCCTCGCGAAATCCCCGAACCAATCGTTCGCTTCACCGGAAATCTGCTTGACTCGATCGGCAAGCTCTTCTCCTGGCAGCCCCCAATCAGCCGCGAACGAGTTCACTACATTTACGATCGCTGCGTTCGCGTTGATGGCAGCAAAGCCAGACAAGAGCTGGGCTGGAATCCCCGATCGGTGGAAACAACCCTGCGTGATTGCCTGAAATAG
- a CDS encoding ABC transporter ATP-binding protein: MTATPVNFQVNLAESSVMHSVTEASREACGTGTRAITVRDVEMVFQNGSQRYHALKDINLDVYRGEIQLLMGPSGSGKTTLLSILGGILTPTAGTVCLLGQDLTRMNRSQLAQFRLKNLGFIFQEFNLFPALSAVENVELALNMKGTKGRTARHEAMFLLDQVGLADKAKSLPRDLSGGQKQRVAIARSLAGNPQFILADEPTAALDSHSGHAVITLLRKLAKEGNRTVIMVTHDPRIIDVADRVAYLEDGILSERNSNVTLSQGWRF, from the coding sequence ATGACAGCTACTCCCGTCAATTTCCAGGTGAATTTAGCAGAATCGTCGGTGATGCACTCGGTCACGGAGGCAAGTCGGGAGGCTTGCGGTACAGGGACACGGGCAATTACGGTACGTGATGTGGAGATGGTCTTCCAAAATGGCTCTCAGCGCTATCACGCTCTCAAGGACATCAACCTAGATGTCTATCGCGGCGAAATCCAACTGCTCATGGGTCCTTCCGGCTCAGGTAAAACCACACTGCTCTCCATTCTAGGTGGCATTCTCACTCCCACTGCCGGAACCGTTTGTCTACTTGGACAAGACCTGACACGGATGAACCGATCGCAGTTGGCGCAGTTCCGCCTCAAGAACCTGGGCTTTATCTTTCAAGAGTTCAATCTCTTCCCTGCTTTGAGTGCTGTGGAGAACGTTGAACTTGCCCTAAATATGAAAGGGACAAAAGGACGTACTGCCCGACATGAAGCGATGTTTTTGCTTGATCAAGTGGGTTTGGCGGATAAGGCAAAGAGTCTGCCGCGTGACTTGTCTGGTGGGCAGAAGCAGCGAGTTGCCATTGCCCGTTCTTTAGCAGGCAATCCCCAGTTTATTTTGGCAGATGAACCCACCGCCGCCCTCGATTCTCACAGCGGACATGCCGTGATCACGCTGCTCCGCAAACTGGCAAAAGAAGGCAATCGTACTGTAATTATGGTGACGCACGACCCGCGCATCATTGACGTTGCCGATCGCGTTGCTTACTTAGAAGATGGGATTTTGAGCGAGCGGAACAGCAACGTCACACTGAGCCAGGGATGGCGATTTTAA